The Natronoglycomyces albus genome has a segment encoding these proteins:
- the thyX gene encoding FAD-dependent thymidylate synthase, with protein sequence MTEMVPLKVRLIAWTHFETPEDVPWETDADGGQALAEFAGRSCYQSWNKPNPKTATNAGYIDHIMRVGHLSVLEHGTVSFYMTGVSRSLTHELIRHRHFSYSQLSQRYVPERDAAMVEPECISEDPELHKLFLEAAENAQNSYNQLLEGLEKKFADVPSATLRRKQARQAARAVLPNATETKIVVSGNYRAWRHFIAMRASEHADVEIRALAIECLRQLQNKVPNVFSDFDITQLADDTEVASSPYVAEG encoded by the coding sequence ATGACTGAAATGGTGCCGTTGAAAGTTCGCCTCATCGCCTGGACACACTTCGAAACCCCAGAAGACGTGCCATGGGAGACCGACGCCGACGGCGGACAGGCACTTGCCGAATTTGCCGGCCGGTCCTGCTACCAGTCATGGAACAAACCCAACCCCAAGACCGCCACCAACGCCGGATACATCGACCACATCATGCGAGTGGGTCACCTCTCCGTACTCGAACACGGCACCGTCAGTTTCTACATGACCGGAGTCTCCCGCTCCCTCACCCACGAGCTGATCCGTCACCGGCACTTCTCCTACTCGCAGCTCTCCCAGCGCTACGTGCCCGAACGCGACGCTGCCATGGTTGAACCCGAGTGCATCTCCGAGGACCCCGAACTGCACAAGCTCTTCCTCGAAGCCGCTGAGAACGCCCAGAACTCCTACAACCAGCTCCTCGAGGGCCTGGAAAAGAAGTTCGCCGACGTCCCCAGCGCCACCCTGCGCCGAAAGCAGGCGCGCCAAGCCGCCCGCGCCGTGCTGCCCAACGCCACCGAAACCAAAATTGTCGTCAGCGGCAACTACCGCGCCTGGCGGCACTTTATCGCCATGCGGGCATCCGAGCACGCCGATGTCGAAATCCGCGCCCTCGCCATCGAATGCCTCCGGCAGCTGCAAAACAAGGTGCCAAACGTGTTCTCCGACTTCGACATCACCCAACTGGCCGATGACACCGAAGTAGCCTCCAGCCCGTACGTGGCCGAAGGATAG